In Aquificaceae bacterium, the sequence AGGTCCTGTAAACAGGTTTTACTCTTGAGAGGGCACTCAGGCTTGCAGGAAAGCTGTCTCTTTCTCTTCCATCAATTTCGTAGGCTACGCAGACCTTTATCTCTTCAAAAGCATCCAGCACGTCCAGCTTTGTGATTATAAGCCCGTCAAGCCCGTTCACTTCCACCGCATGCCTGAGGGCAACCAGGTCAAGCCATCCACACCTCCTTGGTCTTCCCGTAGTAGCTCCATACTCTCCGCCCCTTTCTCTGAGAAGTTCGCCCTCTTCTCCCTTCAATTCTGTGGGAAAAGGTCCTTCTCCCACCCTTGTGGCGTATGCCTTTGAGACGGCCCAGAAGCTTGCTTCTAAAAAGTATTTTGGTGGAAGCCCCGTTCCGTTGGAAAGTCCAAGGGCTGAGGCGTTGGAGGAGGTAACATAGGGGTATGTGCCCATGTCTATGTCCAGCATGGTTCCCTGAGCACCTTCAAAAAGCACTCTGCCCTCAAAGTTCAGAAGCAGACGCGTGGTATCCACTACCCTCTCCCTTATCCTTCTGTAGTTTTCCATGGTGCCTTCAAATATTTCCTGTGCATCCATGCTGTGGTTTTCGCAGTAGACCTTCTCACACAGGTCTGCTACAAACTCTATGTTTTCCTTTATTAGCCTGTAGGTTCTGTCCGGGTCCTCAAGGTCGCAGACCCTTATACCCTTCCTTCCATACTTGAACATGTAAGAGGGTCCTATACCCCTCAGGGTGGTTCCTATCTTTCCCTTCCTCTCAAAGAGAGAGTCAAGCACCTTATGGTAGGGGAGCACAAGGTGCGCCCTGTCGCTGATAAAAACTCTTTCCCATACTTTCAGACCCCTTGCCTGGAGCTCCTCCATCTCCCTGACCAGAAGCTCCAGGTCCACCACCATACCCTGAGCCACCACACCCACTGCATGCTCATGGAGTATCCCGGTTGGCAGAAGGTGCAGGACGAACTTTTCATCCCCCACCATCACCGTATGCCCTGCGTTGCTTCCACCCTGATATCGGACTACCATATCAAAGTCCGCAGAGAGAAGGTCCACCACCTTACCCTTTCCTTCATCGCCCCACTGGGCGCCCAGTATCACAAGATGTCTCTTCATCCAATCGCTCCCTGAAGCTCTTCCACCTTTT encodes:
- a CDS encoding adenylosuccinate synthase; its protein translation is MKRHLVILGAQWGDEGKGKVVDLLSADFDMVVRYQGGSNAGHTVMVGDEKFVLHLLPTGILHEHAVGVVAQGMVVDLELLVREMEELQARGLKVWERVFISDRAHLVLPYHKVLDSLFERKGKIGTTLRGIGPSYMFKYGRKGIRVCDLEDPDRTYRLIKENIEFVADLCEKVYCENHSMDAQEIFEGTMENYRRIRERVVDTTRLLLNFEGRVLFEGAQGTMLDIDMGTYPYVTSSNASALGLSNGTGLPPKYFLEASFWAVSKAYATRVGEGPFPTELKGEEGELLRERGGEYGATTGRPRRCGWLDLVALRHAVEVNGLDGLIITKLDVLDAFEEIKVCVAYEIDGRERDSFPASLSALSRVKPVYRTFKGWLRDTKGAKDLQSLPEQALSYLDFIQSYLGVPIVMLSTGPEREEYLWLEVPAWKEG